One window of the Ictidomys tridecemlineatus isolate mIctTri1 chromosome 11, mIctTri1.hap1, whole genome shotgun sequence genome contains the following:
- the Henmt1 gene encoding small RNA 2'-O-methyltransferase isoform X3, producing MIYLHLFSTKPGNKMEEENEQVADLGCGDTELLRLLKIYPCIQRLVGVDIDKEKLQSNGHQLSPYLGEFVKPRDLDLTVILYHGSVVERDSRLLGFDLITCIELIEHLDSDDLARFPEVVFGYLSPAMIVISTPNSEFNPLFPTVTLRDADHKFEWNRMEFQTWALQVANRYHYSVEFTGVGEPPAGAEHVGYCTQIGVFRKNSGKVTELCFPEQHDQHVYETVYKTSYPSLQQEKMLKFVLVGEVLILVERLRLRQQRMLREQKDLCSDPDNTDSSGPPQVVLGAVFTEAEEARIENSPKPFCEGDKFFVPLQRLLAYPKVHRLRVTEERMRSLIADSVQLSSDGSAVMDDLYKSWDYQFEDY from the exons GTTGCAGACCTGGGATGTGGTGACACAGAGCTCCTAAGGCTGCTGAAAATCTACCCATGTATTCAACGGCTTGTTGGAGTAGATATCGATAAGGAAAAATTGCAGTCAAATGG GCATCAGTTGTCTCCCTATTTGGGGGAGTTTGTAAAGCCCCGAGATCTGGATTTGACTGTTATCTTGTATCATGGCTCTGTTGTGGAGAGAGATTCTCGTTTGCTTGGATTTGACTTGATAACATGCATTGAATT AATAGAACATTTGGATTCAGATGATCTGGCTAGATTTCCCGAAGTGGTATTTGGGTACCTGTCTCCAGCCATGATTGTCATCAGCACACCAAACTCTGAATTCAACCCGCTATTTCCCACAGTGACCCTAAGAGATGCTGATCATAAATTTGAGTGGAACAGAATGGAGTTTCAGACCTG GGCCTTACAAGTGGCAAATCGTTATCATTACTCTGTGGAGTTTACTGGGGTAGGGGAACCACCAGCTGGAGCTGAGCATGTTGGCTATTGTACCCAGATAGGTGTCTTCCGGAAAAATAGTGGGAAGGTAACAGAATTGTGCTTTCCAGAGCAGCATGATCAACATGTTTATGAAACT GTTTATAAGACCTCCTACCCGAGTTTACAGCAGGAGAAGATGCTCAAATTTgtattggttggggaagtgttgATACTAGTGGAACGGCTGAGATTGAGACAGCAGCGAATGCTGCGAGAACAGAAGGACTTGTGCAGTGACCCAGACAACACTGACTCTTCTGGTCCGCCCCAAGTAGTGTTGGGAGCAGTCTTCACAGAGGCTGAAGAAGCCAGGATAGAGAATTCTCCAAAACCCTTCTGTGAAGGAGATAAGTTTTTCGTACCCCTGCAAAGACTCCTTGCTTATCCCAAAGTGCACCGCTTACGTGTGACTGAGGAGAGGATGAGATCACTCATCGCAGATTCGGTGCAGCTGAGCAGTGATGGTTCTGCAGTCATGGATGACCTGTATAAATCTTGGGATTATCAGTTTGAAGATTATTGA
- the Henmt1 gene encoding small RNA 2'-O-methyltransferase isoform X1, which yields MIYLHLFSTKPGNKMEEENEQCNSVIDGNFEEVCPEKVIKFKPPLYKQRYQFVRDFVDQHKPKKVADLGCGDTELLRLLKIYPCIQRLVGVDIDKEKLQSNGHQLSPYLGEFVKPRDLDLTVILYHGSVVERDSRLLGFDLITCIELIEHLDSDDLARFPEVVFGYLSPAMIVISTPNSEFNPLFPTVTLRDADHKFEWNRMEFQTWALQVANRYHYSVEFTGVGEPPAGAEHVGYCTQIGVFRKNSGKVTELCFPEQHDQHVYETVYKTSYPSLQQEKMLKFVLVGEVLILVERLRLRQQRMLREQKDLCSDPDNTDSSGPPQVVLGAVFTEAEEARIENSPKPFCEGDKFFVPLQRLLAYPKVHRLRVTEERMRSLIADSVQLSSDGSAVMDDLYKSWDYQFEDY from the exons TGCAATAGTGTGATTGATGGTAATTTTGAAGAAGTTTGTCCTGAGAAAGTAATTAAGTTTAAACCTCCACTATACAAACAACGATACCAGTTTGTTAGAGATTTTGTGGATCAACATAAACCCAAGAAG GTTGCAGACCTGGGATGTGGTGACACAGAGCTCCTAAGGCTGCTGAAAATCTACCCATGTATTCAACGGCTTGTTGGAGTAGATATCGATAAGGAAAAATTGCAGTCAAATGG GCATCAGTTGTCTCCCTATTTGGGGGAGTTTGTAAAGCCCCGAGATCTGGATTTGACTGTTATCTTGTATCATGGCTCTGTTGTGGAGAGAGATTCTCGTTTGCTTGGATTTGACTTGATAACATGCATTGAATT AATAGAACATTTGGATTCAGATGATCTGGCTAGATTTCCCGAAGTGGTATTTGGGTACCTGTCTCCAGCCATGATTGTCATCAGCACACCAAACTCTGAATTCAACCCGCTATTTCCCACAGTGACCCTAAGAGATGCTGATCATAAATTTGAGTGGAACAGAATGGAGTTTCAGACCTG GGCCTTACAAGTGGCAAATCGTTATCATTACTCTGTGGAGTTTACTGGGGTAGGGGAACCACCAGCTGGAGCTGAGCATGTTGGCTATTGTACCCAGATAGGTGTCTTCCGGAAAAATAGTGGGAAGGTAACAGAATTGTGCTTTCCAGAGCAGCATGATCAACATGTTTATGAAACT GTTTATAAGACCTCCTACCCGAGTTTACAGCAGGAGAAGATGCTCAAATTTgtattggttggggaagtgttgATACTAGTGGAACGGCTGAGATTGAGACAGCAGCGAATGCTGCGAGAACAGAAGGACTTGTGCAGTGACCCAGACAACACTGACTCTTCTGGTCCGCCCCAAGTAGTGTTGGGAGCAGTCTTCACAGAGGCTGAAGAAGCCAGGATAGAGAATTCTCCAAAACCCTTCTGTGAAGGAGATAAGTTTTTCGTACCCCTGCAAAGACTCCTTGCTTATCCCAAAGTGCACCGCTTACGTGTGACTGAGGAGAGGATGAGATCACTCATCGCAGATTCGGTGCAGCTGAGCAGTGATGGTTCTGCAGTCATGGATGACCTGTATAAATCTTGGGATTATCAGTTTGAAGATTATTGA
- the Henmt1 gene encoding small RNA 2'-O-methyltransferase isoform X2: MIYLHLFSTKPGNKMEEENEQCNSVIDGNFEEVCPEKVIKFKPPLYKQRYQFVRDFVDQHKPKKVADLGCGDTELLRLLKIYPCIQRLVGVDIDKEKLQSNGHQLSPYLGEFVKPRDLDLTVILYHGSVVERDSRLLGFDLITCIELIEHLDSDDLARFPEVVFGYLSPAMIVISTPNSEFNPLFPTVTLRDADHKFEWNRMEFQTWALQVANRYHYSVEFTGVGEPPAGAEHVGYCTQIGVFRKNSGKVYKTSYPSLQQEKMLKFVLVGEVLILVERLRLRQQRMLREQKDLCSDPDNTDSSGPPQVVLGAVFTEAEEARIENSPKPFCEGDKFFVPLQRLLAYPKVHRLRVTEERMRSLIADSVQLSSDGSAVMDDLYKSWDYQFEDY, translated from the exons TGCAATAGTGTGATTGATGGTAATTTTGAAGAAGTTTGTCCTGAGAAAGTAATTAAGTTTAAACCTCCACTATACAAACAACGATACCAGTTTGTTAGAGATTTTGTGGATCAACATAAACCCAAGAAG GTTGCAGACCTGGGATGTGGTGACACAGAGCTCCTAAGGCTGCTGAAAATCTACCCATGTATTCAACGGCTTGTTGGAGTAGATATCGATAAGGAAAAATTGCAGTCAAATGG GCATCAGTTGTCTCCCTATTTGGGGGAGTTTGTAAAGCCCCGAGATCTGGATTTGACTGTTATCTTGTATCATGGCTCTGTTGTGGAGAGAGATTCTCGTTTGCTTGGATTTGACTTGATAACATGCATTGAATT AATAGAACATTTGGATTCAGATGATCTGGCTAGATTTCCCGAAGTGGTATTTGGGTACCTGTCTCCAGCCATGATTGTCATCAGCACACCAAACTCTGAATTCAACCCGCTATTTCCCACAGTGACCCTAAGAGATGCTGATCATAAATTTGAGTGGAACAGAATGGAGTTTCAGACCTG GGCCTTACAAGTGGCAAATCGTTATCATTACTCTGTGGAGTTTACTGGGGTAGGGGAACCACCAGCTGGAGCTGAGCATGTTGGCTATTGTACCCAGATAGGTGTCTTCCGGAAAAATAGTGGGAAG GTTTATAAGACCTCCTACCCGAGTTTACAGCAGGAGAAGATGCTCAAATTTgtattggttggggaagtgttgATACTAGTGGAACGGCTGAGATTGAGACAGCAGCGAATGCTGCGAGAACAGAAGGACTTGTGCAGTGACCCAGACAACACTGACTCTTCTGGTCCGCCCCAAGTAGTGTTGGGAGCAGTCTTCACAGAGGCTGAAGAAGCCAGGATAGAGAATTCTCCAAAACCCTTCTGTGAAGGAGATAAGTTTTTCGTACCCCTGCAAAGACTCCTTGCTTATCCCAAAGTGCACCGCTTACGTGTGACTGAGGAGAGGATGAGATCACTCATCGCAGATTCGGTGCAGCTGAGCAGTGATGGTTCTGCAGTCATGGATGACCTGTATAAATCTTGGGATTATCAGTTTGAAGATTATTGA